In Patescibacteria group bacterium, the genomic window TTGCCAAATTAGGTAGAGCATCAGTCCCTGGTAGAGACTTAAAGCATTTGCACTGGCTATCACTCTAAAGAACCGTCGGAGCCAGTCTAGGCACTTCGGTAATCCCTTTCCCACAGAAACAATATCTGTTACTATGGTTTTCGCATAGTGATAGATAACAAAGAACAAAATAGCAAAAGCAATATGTCTTTCCATCCCCCCCCTCTCTTTCTGATGGTTTTATTAATAAGAAAGTAAAAAGAACAGTCCCCCATAATTTCTAATATCTTACCTATGTTTTATTTTAAAGTCAAGTCTAAATCAAAAAAATCATCTGCCCGCATTGCCGAGCTCAAAACTAATCACGGCCTTATTCAAACCCCGTTTTTTATGCCGATTGCCACTGTTGGCGCGGTTAAGACTTTATCTGTCCAAGATTTAAAAATGTTGGGCGCGCAAATAATTTTATCCAACACCTATCATCTCTTGCTTCGGCCGGGTATGAGTTTGATGAAAAAAGCCGGCGGCCTGCGCCAATTCATGAATTGGCCTGGGCCGATTCTGACGGATTCCGGCGGTTTTCAGGTTTACAGTTTATCTAAAATACGCAGGGTTACGGATAGAGCCGTCACTTTTCAGTCGCACATTGACGGCAAAGAACATGTTTTGACTCCAGCCAAGGCCCTGCAAATTCAGGCAACTATTGGCAGTGATATTGCGATGTTGCTGGACGAATGCGTGGGCTATCCAGCCAAGCGCGAGGAAGTGGAAATGGCCGTGGAACGGACGACATTATGGGCCCAGGAATCATTAAAGCATAAAAGCATTAAAGCAAAAGAGTGGGGGAGTGACGAAGCGAGCCGTCGGACTGACGAAGCGAGCCGCAGCGAGCTTCGTTATCGTGGACAAAAAAACAAGAAATCAAAAAAACAATTTATTACTATAAGTTACAACGAGTTACGCGAAGGCGAACGAAGTGAGCCGAGCCAATTATTTTTTGCGATAAATCAGGGCGGCGTGTATAAAGATTTGCGTCTCAAATCCGCCCGCGATTTGGTCAAACTCAATTACGACGGTTATGCTATTGGCGGCTTGGCTGTAGGCGAACCCTGGCCAAAAGCTTTAAAAGTATTAGACTGGGTTATTCCGGAGCTGCCAGCGAATAAACCGCGCTATCTTATGGGAGTTGGTTATCCCGAGCAAATTGTTGAGGCAGTGAAAAGGGGAGTGGACATGTTTGACTGCGTCATCCCCACCCGCGAAGCCCGGCACGGGAAATTGTATATGTGGAATTATCCTAGGAGTGACACCGCGAGGCACGGCCGAGCGGTGTTAGCGTCCAGGAGTGACACCGCGAGGCACGGCCGAGCGGTGTTAGCGTATGAATTCTACACCTCTCTCAACATCCTCAATTCCAAATTCTCCCGT contains:
- a CDS encoding tRNA-guanine transglycosylase: MFYFKVKSKSKKSSARIAELKTNHGLIQTPFFMPIATVGAVKTLSVQDLKMLGAQIILSNTYHLLLRPGMSLMKKAGGLRQFMNWPGPILTDSGGFQVYSLSKIRRVTDRAVTFQSHIDGKEHVLTPAKALQIQATIGSDIAMLLDECVGYPAKREEVEMAVERTTLWAQESLKHKSIKAKEWGSDEASRRTDEASRSELRYRGQKNKKSKKQFITISYNELREGERSEPSQLFFAINQGGVYKDLRLKSARDLVKLNYDGYAIGGLAVGEPWPKALKVLDWVIPELPANKPRYLMGVGYPEQIVEAVKRGVDMFDCVIPTREARHGKLYMWNYPRSDTARHGRAVLASRSDTARHGRAVLAYEFYTSLNILNSKFSRDFSPISKNSKIPELRNYTKAYLRHLFKINEPLAQRLATFNNLEFYLQLMARIREEIRQGFI